From Juglans regia cultivar Chandler chromosome 8, Walnut 2.0, whole genome shotgun sequence, the proteins below share one genomic window:
- the LOC109007655 gene encoding protein DEHYDRATION-INDUCED 19 homolog 3-like, translated as MDGDSWSARLSSASKRYQSALQSRSDMFMGFEEIDGDDDIREEFPCPFCSEYFDIVGLCCHIDEEHPLEAKNGVCPVCAMRVGVDMVAHITLHHGNIFKMQRKRKSRKSGSHSTLSLLRKELREGNFQSLFGGSSCIVPSSNAAPDPLLSSFILPMGDDFVSVQSQFPTETVSVKRSSGEKESKRNVQSSPLSIKDQEEKAKRCHFVHGLLLSTILDDNL; from the exons ATGGACGGTGATTCCTGGAGCGCTCGTCTCTCTTCGGCTTCGAAGCGTTACCAGTCCGCTCTTCAATCCCGATCCG ATATGTTCATGGGATTTGAAGAAATTGATGGGGATGATGATATAAGGGAGGAGTTTCCATGTCCATTCTGCTCAGAGTACTTTGATATAGTCGGATTGTGCTGCCACATTGATGAAGAGCATCCTCTGGAGGCAAAGAATGGG GTATGTCCAGTTTGTGCAATGAGGGTGGGGGTTGACATGGTTGCTCACATAACCCTACATCATGGAAATATATTCAAG ATGCAGCGCAAGAGGAAATCACGTAAAAGTGGTTCTCATTCTACACTATCACTCTTGAGGAAAGAACTTCGAGAAGGAAACTTCCAGTCCCTTTTTGGGGGTTCTTCCTGTATAGTCCCCTCATCCAATGCAGCACCAGATCCATTGTTGTCATCATTTATTTTGCCCATGGGTGATGATTTTGTTAGTGTTCAATCTCAGTTTCCAACTGAAACAGTTTCGGTCAAGAGAAGCTCTGGGGAGAAAGAATCAAAGAG AAATGTCCAGTCATCTCCGCTCTCTATCAAGGATCAGGAAGAGAAGGCAAAAAGATGTCATTTTGTTCATGGGCTGTTGCTGTCCACCATTCTTGATGACAATTTATGA